A genome region from Luteimonas galliterrae includes the following:
- a CDS encoding type IV secretory system conjugative DNA transfer family protein codes for MTKQKLVAVMVVTIFTLAAGLYFSGYITLWLLELDIPLQWNTYVRYFQALDQAYVRPHAWKIKLGGAIGFGVPALVWLPIAWGLLRRSGVSDFHGGARFAHLAEAKKAGLARQTPQGVLVGRFKGHYLYLGGTQHILMTAPTRSGKSTSVVIPVLLTYQGSVVVADTKGELFQRTSGRREAMGQAIYKFDPYNERGITHRFNPFQALSEDPRIRISQVQSIAAILYPDGAGKDPFWSSMARKAFMAFALYMLDSWDDMLEKKVPNQTSEGFEQREMDPNTHIRYPSFERIYRLSTGEGVEDGVKAWIQTLLRLRTGSFLGREARTYFSDLVGLADETFSSALATMQEPLSQFLSPILAAATNASDFDVRDLRKKSMSVYVVIPPSKLGESSKLLNIFFSTALNANLDKTPDEDTSIRNQMLLVMDEFTAMGPLNAFADRISLIAGYGVRALVIIQSQSQLRSAYGPDVAKTLATNHAMSIVFTPREQDDAEEYSRRLGTRTERRRNRTVSNGPGGANVSYSYTEESRPLMRPQELQELPMDDEIIFYEGCKPIRCKKNWYFKDKRFKNLLMDPVEIPALAAPRVKRVQGDGR; via the coding sequence GTGACCAAGCAAAAGCTCGTTGCGGTGATGGTCGTCACGATTTTCACTCTGGCCGCAGGGCTGTACTTCTCCGGCTACATCACCTTGTGGCTGCTCGAACTCGACATCCCGCTGCAGTGGAACACCTACGTCCGGTATTTCCAGGCGCTGGACCAGGCTTATGTTCGTCCGCACGCTTGGAAGATCAAGCTCGGCGGCGCAATCGGCTTTGGCGTGCCGGCTCTGGTATGGCTGCCGATCGCGTGGGGTCTGCTGCGACGATCTGGCGTTAGCGACTTCCATGGCGGCGCCCGTTTCGCCCACCTGGCCGAGGCCAAGAAAGCGGGGCTCGCCCGGCAGACGCCACAAGGCGTCCTTGTCGGCAGGTTCAAGGGCCATTACCTGTACCTGGGCGGCACGCAGCACATCCTGATGACGGCGCCGACCCGTTCCGGAAAATCGACGTCCGTGGTGATCCCGGTGTTGCTGACCTATCAGGGTTCGGTCGTGGTGGCCGACACGAAGGGAGAGTTGTTTCAGCGGACCAGCGGCCGGCGCGAAGCGATGGGGCAGGCGATATACAAGTTCGACCCCTATAACGAGCGCGGCATCACCCATCGCTTCAATCCGTTCCAGGCGCTTTCCGAGGATCCGCGGATACGCATCAGCCAGGTCCAGTCGATTGCGGCCATTCTGTATCCCGACGGCGCGGGCAAGGATCCGTTCTGGAGTTCGATGGCCAGGAAAGCGTTCATGGCCTTCGCGCTGTACATGCTCGACAGCTGGGACGACATGCTCGAGAAAAAAGTGCCGAACCAAACCAGCGAGGGGTTCGAGCAGCGCGAGATGGACCCCAACACTCACATCCGTTACCCAAGCTTCGAACGCATTTACCGCTTGTCGACAGGCGAGGGCGTTGAGGACGGGGTCAAAGCCTGGATTCAAACCCTGCTCCGACTTAGAACCGGGTCCTTCCTCGGCCGAGAAGCGCGCACCTACTTCTCGGATCTCGTGGGGCTCGCCGACGAGACGTTTTCCAGCGCCCTGGCGACGATGCAGGAGCCGCTGAGTCAATTCTTGAGCCCGATCCTGGCGGCTGCGACCAATGCCAGCGACTTCGACGTGCGCGATCTGCGCAAAAAATCGATGTCGGTCTATGTGGTGATCCCGCCCTCGAAACTGGGCGAATCCAGCAAATTGCTGAACATCTTCTTCAGCACCGCCCTGAACGCCAACCTGGACAAAACCCCGGACGAGGACACCTCGATCCGCAACCAGATGCTGCTGGTGATGGACGAGTTCACCGCCATGGGGCCGCTGAACGCCTTCGCCGACCGCATTTCGCTGATCGCCGGCTATGGGGTGCGGGCGCTGGTCATCATTCAAAGCCAGTCGCAACTACGTTCGGCCTACGGGCCGGACGTGGCCAAGACGCTGGCCACCAATCACGCCATGAGCATCGTCTTTACCCCACGCGAGCAGGACGACGCCGAGGAATACAGCAGACGGCTCGGCACCAGGACCGAGCGCCGCCGCAACCGCACGGTCAGCAACGGCCCCGGCGGCGCGAACGTCTCCTATTCCTACACCGAGGAAAGCCGCCCGCTGATGCGGCCTCAAGAGCTGCAGGAGCTGCCCATGGACGACGAGATCATCTTCTATGAGGGCTGCAAGCCGATCCGTTGCAAGAAGAACTGGTATTTCAAGGACAAGCGCTTCAAGAACCTGCTGATGGACCCGGTGGAGATTCCGGCGCTGGCGGCGCCGCGGGTAAAGAGAGTCCAAGGCGATGGGCGATAA
- a CDS encoding lysozyme inhibitor LprI family protein encodes MGDKRISDYVNIGALHDATQEMGRRMKLSHVGFVAALGISGTLTACGADSTLPQSGINDTQGSTSPTTATQANDAAKVAPDDFVDKPQTYGGDYGIRPAYEECITHQSDGTSTAGHRQGCAEEELGFQNARLNRVLDSAMGMFPAQGDDDITKASHLRNAQHAWLSRVEKMCAEATDNAGSIFGPAAQATCLMDQIAMRASQLERKQTDMAAGIYFRNSYDQCAETSHGVTGEILDCIASEFEYQDGRLNEMYRKLLAKLSGSQRNSLVGEQRRWLSKKEQECKWHPETEGQGQLIDAMSCELNLTTARANELHRRGRGDGQ; translated from the coding sequence ATGGGCGATAAGCGAATCAGCGATTACGTCAATATCGGCGCCCTGCATGACGCAACTCAAGAAATGGGGAGGAGGATGAAACTTTCTCACGTGGGTTTTGTGGCTGCACTTGGTATCTCTGGAACTCTGACGGCGTGTGGGGCCGATAGCACGCTACCCCAAAGTGGCATAAATGACACACAAGGAAGTACTAGTCCGACAACAGCGACACAAGCGAACGATGCAGCAAAAGTAGCGCCTGATGATTTTGTGGATAAGCCCCAAACTTATGGGGGCGACTACGGCATTCGACCTGCTTATGAGGAATGCATTACCCATCAATCCGATGGCACAAGCACTGCTGGTCATCGACAGGGGTGCGCCGAAGAGGAACTAGGGTTCCAAAATGCACGACTCAATCGCGTTCTTGATAGCGCAATGGGCATGTTCCCGGCCCAAGGCGATGACGACATAACTAAGGCTTCGCATCTGCGCAACGCTCAGCATGCGTGGCTTTCTCGAGTAGAAAAAATGTGCGCGGAAGCGACCGACAATGCAGGGTCAATATTTGGTCCAGCAGCACAGGCCACGTGCCTCATGGATCAAATCGCGATGCGCGCGAGTCAGCTGGAGCGCAAGCAGACTGACATGGCGGCAGGAATCTATTTTCGCAACTCCTACGATCAATGCGCTGAGACAAGTCACGGCGTTACTGGGGAGATTTTGGATTGCATCGCCTCGGAGTTCGAATATCAAGATGGAAGATTGAATGAAATGTATCGGAAACTGCTAGCTAAATTATCCGGCTCGCAAAGAAATAGTCTCGTGGGAGAGCAAAGACGCTGGCTATCTAAAAAAGAACAGGAGTGTAAATGGCATCCAGAAACAGAAGGTCAAGGCCAGCTGATTGATGCTATGTCTTGCGAGTTAAATCTCACGACGGCCCGAGCAAATGAGCTTCATAGAAGAGGCCGAGGCGATGGACAATAA
- a CDS encoding FG-GAP repeat protein produces MDNKRRTDGINLGALYGVSRPDTDCLPRPDPIRGPVFVSREESLRRDLENINVRTVAELGPMLPGGLPVAPKRKHVPPQSTPMPEHGQANFGYQEDETMKLSHVVVVTAVAAGIVACDPSAGTEETPPPQALSLSTSEAQKLSSDMTEAQQERATTSPISANAAINESGKLKVEAGDTTLRLEASGCSKQSGTLTICNERVNLYIEKTDINFSQRLLLESVYVDSKETFYRGALDKSNCHTFILADVNGDGQEDLIVQTGNEGGYGGPSFSVYLFDMKDKLFKFNKLFSDLTIGTISLFIVEKGKLKTWAKNGCCEHFYLTYEIRKNRPVLTEMITERSTDKGVETIVERLVNGEMKEIVE; encoded by the coding sequence ATGGACAATAAACGAAGAACCGACGGCATCAATCTGGGCGCCTTGTACGGCGTATCTCGGCCTGATACCGACTGCCTGCCGCGGCCCGACCCTATACGTGGTCCAGTGTTCGTCTCACGCGAAGAGTCATTGCGACGCGACCTGGAGAACATCAATGTCCGCACGGTGGCCGAGCTTGGGCCAATGCTGCCGGGCGGACTACCGGTGGCGCCGAAACGTAAGCATGTTCCGCCGCAATCAACACCGATGCCTGAGCACGGGCAAGCGAACTTTGGATACCAGGAGGATGAAACCATGAAACTGAGTCATGTTGTTGTGGTTACAGCTGTCGCTGCCGGAATAGTGGCGTGCGATCCTTCAGCGGGAACCGAAGAGACTCCGCCTCCGCAGGCGCTTTCCCTCTCAACATCAGAAGCACAAAAGCTGTCATCAGATATGACAGAAGCACAACAAGAAAGAGCAACAACATCGCCTATTAGCGCCAATGCTGCGATCAATGAGTCAGGAAAGCTAAAAGTTGAAGCAGGTGATACCACATTGCGTCTAGAGGCCTCCGGTTGTAGCAAGCAATCCGGCACCCTAACTATCTGCAATGAAAGGGTAAATCTCTATATCGAAAAAACCGACATCAACTTCAGCCAAAGACTGCTGCTTGAGTCCGTTTATGTCGACAGCAAGGAGACGTTTTATCGCGGTGCACTGGATAAATCGAACTGCCACACATTTATATTGGCGGATGTAAACGGTGATGGTCAGGAAGATCTTATTGTCCAAACCGGAAATGAGGGTGGTTATGGAGGACCATCTTTTAGTGTTTATCTGTTTGATATGAAAGACAAGCTGTTCAAATTCAATAAGCTATTTTCGGACTTGACCATAGGAACTATCAGTTTGTTCATCGTCGAAAAAGGAAAGCTAAAAACATGGGCGAAGAATGGATGCTGCGAGCATTTTTACCTCACATATGAAATTAGGAAAAACCGCCCTGTGCTAACAGAAATGATCACTGAGCGCTCGACCGATAAGGGGGTAGAAACTATAGTTGAGCGCTTGGTTAATGGAGAGATGAAAGAAATCGTCGAGTAA
- a CDS encoding lysozyme inhibitor LprI family protein, with amino-acid sequence MTVMRNRMCSLLALTLLASACKPTVEATAETTKSQLANARREQEHSLAADQVNPAQDSNLEAHAGIRSSYFDCLMRHESEALEIGYCISEEKEHQDKRLNDYYKELSKMLTTDQREQLIASQRAWLVFYGKEGQLQSAIYNSDQVSNLQVGENKLFMLCKRANQLKDYLDFVRD; translated from the coding sequence ATGACCGTTATGCGAAATCGCATGTGTTCGCTTCTGGCGCTGACACTGCTGGCGAGCGCTTGCAAGCCCACGGTCGAAGCCACAGCGGAGACCACGAAGTCCCAACTAGCTAACGCACGGCGGGAGCAGGAGCATTCTTTAGCGGCAGATCAAGTCAACCCTGCGCAAGATTCAAATCTCGAAGCACACGCAGGTATTCGCTCATCGTACTTTGATTGCCTAATGAGGCATGAGAGCGAAGCCTTGGAGATCGGTTACTGCATCTCCGAAGAAAAAGAGCATCAGGACAAGCGCCTGAATGATTACTACAAAGAACTTTCAAAAATGCTAACTACAGACCAGAGAGAACAACTTATAGCTTCGCAGCGGGCTTGGCTTGTGTTCTACGGTAAAGAAGGCCAACTTCAAAGCGCGATTTATAACTCTGATCAGGTCAGCAATCTGCAAGTGGGCGAAAACAAACTATTTATGCTTTGCAAACGCGCTAACCAATTAAAGGACTATCTTGATTTTGTCCGAGATTAG
- a CDS encoding peptidoglycan-binding domain-containing protein, protein MSEKSIDLQDPDQAAGAVYFVVGRGTEGGNASYHLSITGVTNAATATDPGWNDIDRVIAQSGYTLGSIQVDLGQRGMWALGAIDGRRLQPGEKTYVQAVIDEASNYAKSNGLPFTNDHAQLRKDLLSHGPNLIFIDTDTRDAINWWASSNEGKQWIHQNIDLPQVRNATKLAVDTVEMHGNNIPEDRRFEVVCMLAKTANQLPGKLSVLEKSLANGSDYDQFIQSVNAIKAKSRFYSAGHAGTLASTYEANYQRPEFNDSMNRAHWKVMSATYDPSQEAYDVDIQRSLNTINRGTRPKSATIDARLQQGERGAEVRALQQSLNKLGATDDKGRALVENGLYTEQTREAVESFQREHGLHLDGIAGPETLSAVHLYASVPNPTYDAVKFGQQFQPGPHPPINLGAKQVVDGMPDYLRANNAYTHVASAPAARERDLPRHIIIPPSPAEPATLPALPTTQTLEPGDRSAAVQALQQHLRLLGATDRYGQQIKDDRDYGDSTREAVEQFQLWTGREPTGIADPDTLKAVQSQAQFALRQRGHGIVVAPDAHLTDHLRPTALERTDAAIERPVQGRDQAGLTPFSDPHHPQHALYADVQQRFQAKGHDLSEAQLSALTGQMHLGGYKPGWPGDVIVYQGKAVVGNEYLARQMMSVELNASTPSVQEAMQTFQAEHQSLAQHMERMNQQQAMAQEHGRTV, encoded by the coding sequence ATGTCCGAAAAAAGCATTGATCTTCAGGATCCGGACCAAGCAGCCGGTGCCGTATATTTTGTAGTCGGTAGGGGAACAGAGGGCGGAAATGCTTCGTACCACTTGTCAATAACCGGTGTAACCAATGCAGCAACGGCAACAGACCCTGGCTGGAACGATATAGACAGGGTAATAGCTCAGAGCGGTTATACGCTGGGAAGCATTCAAGTCGATCTTGGTCAGCGCGGTATGTGGGCCCTTGGTGCAATAGACGGGCGGCGCCTGCAACCGGGTGAGAAGACCTATGTTCAAGCCGTGATTGATGAGGCTTCAAATTACGCAAAATCCAACGGCCTGCCGTTTACGAATGATCATGCTCAGTTACGTAAGGATCTTTTGAGCCATGGGCCAAACTTGATATTCATCGATACGGATACCCGCGACGCTATAAATTGGTGGGCTTCTTCGAACGAAGGCAAGCAATGGATTCACCAGAACATTGACTTACCGCAGGTGCGCAATGCTACTAAACTGGCGGTAGACACCGTAGAGATGCATGGAAATAACATCCCAGAAGATCGGCGCTTTGAGGTTGTTTGCATGCTCGCAAAAACGGCGAACCAGCTGCCAGGAAAACTATCGGTCTTGGAAAAATCACTTGCCAATGGCAGTGACTATGATCAGTTCATACAATCCGTGAACGCCATCAAAGCCAAGAGTCGGTTTTACTCTGCGGGGCACGCCGGAACTCTAGCCAGCACTTACGAGGCAAACTACCAGAGGCCAGAGTTCAACGATTCAATGAATCGTGCTCACTGGAAGGTTATGTCGGCGACATATGATCCTTCGCAAGAAGCTTATGACGTCGACATTCAGCGTTCGCTCAACACGATTAATCGCGGAACTCGCCCTAAATCTGCGACGATCGACGCCCGTCTTCAACAAGGCGAACGCGGCGCAGAAGTCCGAGCCTTACAGCAGAGCTTGAACAAGCTGGGCGCGACCGACGACAAGGGCCGTGCACTCGTGGAGAATGGCTTGTACACCGAGCAAACCCGCGAAGCGGTAGAGTCCTTCCAGCGCGAGCACGGCCTTCATTTGGACGGCATAGCGGGGCCGGAGACACTCAGTGCGGTACATCTCTATGCCAGCGTTCCCAACCCGACCTATGATGCCGTTAAGTTTGGGCAGCAGTTCCAGCCCGGCCCCCATCCACCGATCAATCTCGGGGCAAAGCAGGTTGTCGACGGCATGCCCGACTACCTTCGCGCAAACAATGCGTACACGCACGTTGCATCCGCACCTGCAGCAAGGGAGCGTGACTTGCCTCGGCACATCATCATCCCGCCATCACCCGCCGAGCCGGCCACCTTACCTGCGTTGCCCACTACGCAGACCTTAGAACCAGGCGACCGCAGCGCCGCGGTACAGGCGCTGCAGCAGCACCTGCGCCTGCTCGGCGCCACCGACCGGTACGGCCAGCAAATCAAGGATGATCGCGACTACGGCGACAGCACCCGCGAAGCGGTCGAACAGTTTCAACTGTGGACCGGGCGCGAGCCTACCGGCATCGCCGATCCGGACACGCTCAAGGCCGTGCAATCGCAGGCTCAGTTTGCTCTACGGCAGCGGGGGCATGGCATCGTCGTCGCTCCCGACGCGCACTTGACCGACCATCTCAGGCCAACCGCATTGGAGAGGACCGACGCGGCGATCGAACGGCCAGTGCAGGGTCGCGACCAAGCCGGATTGACGCCTTTCAGCGATCCGCACCACCCCCAGCACGCGCTCTACGCCGATGTGCAGCAACGCTTCCAGGCCAAGGGCCATGACCTGTCCGAAGCGCAACTGTCGGCGCTGACCGGGCAAATGCATCTCGGTGGCTACAAGCCGGGCTGGCCAGGCGATGTCATCGTCTACCAGGGTAAGGCGGTGGTAGGCAACGAGTACCTCGCCCGTCAGATGATGAGCGTGGAACTCAATGCGTCCACGCCGTCGGTGCAAGAAGCCATGCAGACCTTCCAGGCCGAGCATCAGAGCCTGGCCCAGCACATGGAACGGATGAACCAGCAACAGGCGATGGCGCAGGAGCATGGGCGGACGGTGTGA